One region of Streptomyces sp. NBC_00442 genomic DNA includes:
- a CDS encoding succinate dehydrogenase iron-sulfur subunit: MATPTMDKLQELEADNGSHLITVTFRIRRFNPEISEEATWEDFELEIDPKERVLDGLHKIKWEMDGSLTFRRSCAHGICGSDAMRINGKNRLACKTLIKDINPAKPITIEAIKGLTVQKDLVVDMEPFFQAYRDVMPFLITKGNEPTRERLQSPEDRERFDDTTKCILCAACTSSCPVFWNDGQYFGPAAIVNAHRFIFDSRDEAGEQRLEILNDKDGVWRCRTTFNCTDACPRGIEVTKAIQEVKRALITRRF; the protein is encoded by the coding sequence ATGGCAACCCCGACGATGGACAAGCTGCAGGAGCTCGAGGCGGACAACGGCTCGCACCTGATCACGGTCACCTTCCGCATCCGCCGCTTCAACCCGGAGATCTCCGAGGAAGCGACGTGGGAGGACTTCGAGCTGGAGATCGACCCGAAGGAGCGCGTGCTCGACGGTCTCCACAAGATCAAGTGGGAGATGGACGGGTCCCTGACCTTCCGCCGCTCCTGCGCCCACGGCATCTGCGGTTCCGACGCCATGCGCATCAATGGCAAGAACCGCCTCGCCTGCAAGACGCTGATCAAGGACATCAACCCGGCCAAGCCCATCACCATCGAGGCCATCAAGGGCCTCACGGTCCAGAAGGACCTGGTCGTGGACATGGAGCCGTTCTTCCAGGCGTACCGCGACGTGATGCCCTTCCTCATCACGAAGGGCAACGAGCCGACGCGCGAGCGTCTGCAGTCCCCCGAGGACCGCGAGCGCTTCGACGACACGACCAAGTGCATCCTGTGCGCGGCGTGCACGTCGTCCTGCCCGGTCTTCTGGAACGACGGCCAGTACTTCGGCCCGGCCGCGATCGTGAACGCGCACCGCTTCATCTTCGACAGCCGTGACGAGGCGGGCGAGCAGCGCCTGGAGATCCTCAACGACAAGGACGGCGTGTGGCGTTGCCGCACCACGTTCAACTGCACCGACGCGTGCCCCCGTGGCATCGAGGTCACCAAGGCCATCCAGGAAGTGAAGCGCGCCCTGATCACGCGCCGCTTCTGA
- a CDS encoding serine/threonine-protein kinase, with amino-acid sequence MAAILGAGQELAQGRYVIEELIGEGGMAVVYRAMDTSLGRVVAVKTMNAAVASVPGNRERFRREARMMARLSEPHVVAVHDVGEETLGGAPVPFFVMEHVRGRNLGACLRDRPGGLSLDRSLRITADVLMALAASHAQGMVHRDIKPANVLVADDGSVKVTDFGIARALGQDGAGTALTGTGIVIGTPHYMAPEQFEGRGGVDERADLYAVGVMLFELLTGTVPFDADTGNAIGYQHCTMTPPTLADAGADVPSTVEDIVARALAKSRQDRFPDARTMRLAVERLLPKRLEEEGGYRPTVRNGTAAPHEGDLHAARTRTGVGAWGGGRPGQAASGHPEPAAPAPPPAPAHLLPAPAHLLPAPAHVLPPTTPFGGPALPEAPRGFRERRRLIGRSYGLVVLTLLLDVLLYRADIPRGLVVLPLASSACGFWLAGKGGAASRTESRRVGSGLLQVSALFPLVTHAALALASLIDLGTVLSAP; translated from the coding sequence GTGGCGGCGATTCTCGGGGCGGGCCAGGAACTGGCCCAAGGGCGGTATGTCATTGAGGAGTTGATCGGCGAAGGCGGCATGGCCGTGGTGTACCGGGCCATGGACACCTCGTTGGGCCGGGTCGTCGCGGTGAAGACCATGAACGCGGCCGTGGCCTCGGTCCCCGGCAACCGCGAGCGCTTCCGACGCGAGGCCCGGATGATGGCGCGGCTGAGCGAACCCCATGTGGTCGCGGTGCACGACGTGGGGGAGGAGACCCTGGGCGGCGCCCCGGTCCCCTTCTTCGTCATGGAGCACGTACGCGGACGCAACCTCGGCGCGTGCCTGCGGGACCGGCCCGGCGGGCTCTCCCTCGACCGGTCGCTGCGCATCACCGCCGACGTGCTGATGGCGCTCGCCGCGAGCCACGCCCAGGGCATGGTGCACCGCGACATCAAACCCGCCAACGTCCTGGTGGCCGACGACGGTTCGGTCAAGGTGACGGACTTCGGCATCGCGCGGGCGCTCGGCCAGGACGGCGCCGGCACGGCACTGACCGGCACCGGCATCGTCATCGGTACCCCGCACTACATGGCGCCCGAGCAGTTCGAGGGGCGCGGCGGTGTCGACGAGCGCGCGGACCTGTACGCGGTGGGTGTGATGCTCTTCGAACTCCTCACCGGCACCGTCCCGTTCGACGCGGACACCGGGAACGCGATCGGCTACCAGCACTGCACGATGACACCGCCGACCCTCGCCGATGCGGGCGCCGACGTGCCCTCGACGGTCGAGGACATCGTCGCGCGGGCGCTGGCCAAGAGCCGGCAGGACCGCTTCCCGGACGCCCGGACGATGCGGCTCGCGGTGGAGCGGCTGCTGCCCAAACGCCTTGAGGAGGAGGGTGGTTACCGCCCGACCGTGCGCAACGGCACTGCTGCGCCGCACGAGGGCGATCTGCACGCGGCCCGCACCCGGACCGGCGTCGGGGCGTGGGGCGGCGGCCGGCCGGGACAGGCCGCATCGGGGCACCCCGAGCCCGCGGCGCCCGCACCGCCGCCCGCGCCCGCGCACCTCCTGCCCGCGCCCGCGCACCTCCTGCCCGCGCCCGCGCACGTCCTGCCGCCGACCACGCCCTTCGGCGGACCGGCGCTGCCCGAGGCGCCCCGCGGTTTTCGCGAGCGCCGACGACTGATCGGCCGCTCGTACGGGCTCGTCGTGCTGACGCTGCTGCTCGACGTCCTGCTGTACCGCGCGGACATCCCCCGAGGGCTCGTGGTGCTGCCCCTGGCGTCCTCCGCCTGCGGATTCTGGCTCGCGGGCAAGGGCGGGGCGGCGTCACGGACCGAGTCGCGGCGGGTGGGGTCCGGGCTGCTTCAGGTCAGTGCCCTGTTCCCGCTGGTGACGCACGCCGCGCTCGCACTCGCGTCCCTCATCGACCTCGGCACGGTGCTGTCGGCGCCGTAG
- a CDS encoding Lrp/AsnC family transcriptional regulator, translating into MAHVNDIDRKLISLLQQDATTAYAALGKAVGLSAGAAHERVRKLRERGVIRRTTVEVDPSALGQGVLAFVMVDSTAWMGDSAAAFAAIPEIQEAHVIAGSASVLVKVRTTTTEQLQDVLRRLYAIDGVSGTHATVSLETFFERPLSPLPPAEA; encoded by the coding sequence ATGGCTCACGTGAATGACATCGACCGCAAGCTGATCTCCCTGCTCCAGCAGGACGCGACCACGGCGTACGCGGCGCTGGGCAAGGCGGTGGGCCTCTCGGCCGGGGCCGCGCACGAGCGGGTGCGCAAGCTGCGCGAGCGCGGAGTGATCAGGCGCACGACCGTCGAGGTGGACCCGTCGGCGCTAGGCCAGGGCGTGCTGGCCTTCGTGATGGTCGACTCGACCGCGTGGATGGGCGACTCGGCGGCGGCCTTCGCCGCGATACCCGAGATCCAGGAGGCCCACGTGATCGCGGGAAGCGCCTCGGTCCTGGTCAAGGTGCGCACGACCACGACCGAACAACTCCAGGACGTGCTGCGCCGTCTGTACGCGATCGACGGAGTGAGCGGCACCCACGCGACCGTGTCCCTGGAGACGTTCTTCGAACGCCCCCTCTCCCCGCTGCCGCCCGCCGAGGCGTGA
- a CDS encoding SMP-30/gluconolactonase/LRE family protein — MSDQLRAPLYEILDERFRTGRCAAGDDRLDVLHDGCRWAEGPLYLPAWRQLVWSDIPNDRMLRWDEETGAVSLFRSPAGHPNGNTIDREGRLITCEQGNRRVTRTEPDGRLTVIAERFGGKRLNSPNDAVVRSDGSIWFSDPDFGITSDYEGFRADPEIDGCHVYRADPSTGEVRLVADGFGAPNGLVFSPDERQLYVSDTRGGRIRVFEVRADGTLDDGRVFAEVADDESRFDNIRFDDGGRLWAAAMAGGVHCYDPDGTLIGRLRVPEPVSNIAFGGPKNNRLFITATTSLYSLVMSVTGLPRVRV, encoded by the coding sequence GTGTCCGATCAGCTGCGTGCTCCGTTGTACGAGATCCTGGACGAGCGATTCCGCACCGGGCGCTGCGCCGCCGGGGACGACCGGCTCGACGTGCTCCACGACGGCTGCCGCTGGGCCGAGGGCCCGCTGTACCTGCCGGCCTGGCGGCAGCTCGTCTGGAGCGACATCCCCAACGACCGGATGCTGCGCTGGGACGAGGAGACCGGCGCGGTCTCCCTCTTCCGCTCCCCCGCCGGGCACCCCAACGGCAACACGATCGACCGCGAGGGGCGGCTCATCACCTGCGAGCAGGGCAATCGCCGGGTCACCCGCACCGAGCCCGACGGGCGGCTCACCGTGATCGCCGAGCGCTTCGGCGGCAAGCGGCTCAACAGCCCCAACGACGCGGTGGTGCGCTCGGACGGATCCATCTGGTTCTCCGACCCGGACTTCGGCATCACCAGCGACTACGAGGGCTTCCGCGCCGACCCCGAGATCGACGGCTGCCACGTCTACCGGGCAGATCCGTCGACCGGCGAGGTACGGCTCGTCGCGGACGGGTTCGGGGCGCCCAACGGCCTCGTGTTCTCGCCGGACGAACGGCAGTTGTACGTGTCCGACACCCGGGGCGGACGCATCCGCGTCTTCGAGGTGAGGGCGGACGGCACGCTCGACGACGGCAGGGTCTTCGCCGAGGTCGCGGACGACGAGAGCCGGTTCGACAACATCCGCTTCGACGACGGCGGCAGGCTCTGGGCCGCCGCCATGGCGGGCGGAGTGCACTGCTACGACCCCGACGGCACGCTCATCGGGCGGCTGCGCGTCCCCGAGCCCGTCTCCAACATCGCCTTCGGCGGACCCAAGAACAACCGCCTCTTCATCACCGCGACCACCTCGCTGTATTCGCTGGTCATGAGCGTGACGGGGCTGCCGCGCGTACGGGTGTGA
- a CDS encoding TetR/AcrR family transcriptional regulator, whose product MPAQNAPEETAPDADGARPAKGEQTRTLILETAMRLFQERGYDKTTMRAIAQEAGVSVGNAYYYFAGKEHLIQGFYDRIAAQHHEAVREVLDTETDLEARLAGVLRVWLDIASPYHEFAAQFFKNAADPDSPLSPFSTESEHAREAAISVHREVLAGTKSKVPAELADVLPELMWLSQMGLVLYWVFDRSPGRERSYRLAARGAKLTTRGVALARFRVLRPLVHEVHELFTDFLPGMSQAAASRKRS is encoded by the coding sequence GTGCCAGCACAGAACGCGCCCGAAGAGACGGCCCCCGACGCGGACGGGGCCCGCCCCGCCAAGGGCGAGCAGACCCGCACCCTGATCCTGGAGACCGCGATGCGGCTCTTCCAGGAGCGGGGGTACGACAAGACCACGATGCGGGCCATCGCCCAGGAGGCCGGGGTCTCGGTCGGCAACGCGTACTACTACTTCGCCGGCAAGGAGCACCTGATCCAGGGCTTCTACGACCGGATCGCCGCACAGCACCACGAGGCGGTGCGCGAGGTGCTCGACACCGAGACGGATCTGGAGGCCCGGCTCGCCGGGGTGCTGCGGGTCTGGCTCGACATCGCCTCGCCGTACCACGAGTTCGCGGCGCAGTTCTTCAAGAACGCGGCGGATCCGGACAGCCCGCTCAGTCCGTTCTCGACGGAGTCGGAGCACGCGCGCGAGGCCGCTATCTCCGTGCACCGGGAGGTGCTGGCCGGCACGAAGAGCAAGGTACCGGCCGAACTCGCCGACGTACTGCCCGAGTTGATGTGGCTGTCGCAGATGGGGCTCGTCCTGTACTGGGTGTTCGACCGGTCGCCGGGCCGCGAGCGCAGCTACCGTCTCGCGGCACGGGGCGCCAAGCTCACCACCCGGGGGGTCGCGCTCGCCCGGTTCCGGGTGCTGCGGCCGCTCGTGCACGAGGTCCACGAGCTGTTCACGGACTTCCTGCCGGGGATGTCCCAGGCGGCGGCCTCCCGCAAACGGAGCTAG
- a CDS encoding cytidine deaminase codes for MTTQTDRVDHELIRAAAHIAATRCRGDNHTVAAAARARDGRIVTAVNAYHFTGGPCAELVLIGAAAAQGAYDLDTIVAVGDRDRGVVPPCGRCRQVLLDYFPALNVIVGTNDSLRMVPVTDLLPESYIWADHQLDAEESAPLSTS; via the coding sequence ATGACCACACAGACCGACCGTGTCGACCACGAACTGATCCGGGCAGCGGCGCACATCGCGGCCACACGCTGCCGGGGCGACAACCACACCGTGGCGGCCGCGGCCCGCGCCCGAGACGGCCGGATCGTCACCGCGGTGAACGCCTATCACTTCACCGGAGGCCCCTGCGCGGAACTGGTCCTCATCGGCGCTGCTGCCGCCCAGGGCGCCTACGACCTGGACACCATCGTCGCCGTGGGTGACCGCGACCGAGGCGTCGTACCCCCATGCGGCCGCTGCCGCCAGGTCCTTCTTGACTACTTCCCCGCCCTCAACGTCATCGTCGGGACGAACGACAGCCTCCGGATGGTGCCCGTCACCGACCTGCTTCCCGAAAGCTACATCTGGGCGGACCACCAGCTCGACGCCGAGGAGAGCGCACCACTCAGCACGAGCTGA
- a CDS encoding alpha-N-acetylglucosaminidase, with translation MRLSRRTLLSSLAGSALALGASTGTGHAAQAGAPAAPDPAARALARLLPRHAGQVTFRATPRAIAPRAAGRDSDRFRVSGGAGRILVEGSTPAVQLTGFHWYLRHVAHAHISWTGEQTGLPATLPAVPAPIEKTAGVTHRFAFNDTNDGYTGPYHDWTYWERELDVLALHGYNEVLVYLGADTVYHRTFLQHGYDDTELRAWLPGPAHQPWWLLQNMSGFGGPLSRQLLHERAELAVRVVTRLRELGMSPVLPGYFGTVPPGFTDREPGARVVPQGVWGGFPRPDWLDPRCDAFGRVAGTFYDVQNELLGAAPSYKMDLLHEGGTPGDVPIGDAARAVESALRTARPGALWTILGWQNNPHREIVEAVDKARLFIVDGLSDRFPSVTDREETWEGTPYAFGSIWNFGGHTVMGANTPDWASLYERWRTKPDSALDGIALMPEGADNNPAAFALFSDLPWTEGTLDLEEWFRQWPRYRYGADDAHAARAWDVLRRTAYGTTRADSWSEGADGLFGARPDLNALSAGYWSPRQLRYDAAEFAKALPELLAVAPALRTSSAYRYDLLDVTRQTLSNRSRLLLPDIRTAYQAKDTARFASLTEQWMRDLALLERVVTTDRNHLLGRRLADARSWGATAQEKDRLEYDLLTLLTVWGPRAAADGGHLRDYANREWSGLVGGLYTLRWRTCFDTLATSLTTGRPPAPVDWFALEDAWVRTHPPFATEPSGDIVKVAGEVTRALGL, from the coding sequence ATGCGCCTTTCCCGCCGTACGCTCCTGAGCTCACTCGCCGGATCGGCCCTCGCCCTCGGGGCGAGCACCGGGACCGGGCACGCCGCCCAGGCCGGCGCCCCCGCCGCGCCGGACCCGGCCGCACGGGCACTGGCCCGGCTGCTGCCCCGCCACGCGGGGCAGGTCACCTTCCGCGCCACGCCCCGCGCGATCGCGCCCCGCGCGGCCGGCCGCGACAGCGACCGCTTCCGCGTCTCGGGCGGCGCCGGGCGGATCCTCGTCGAGGGCAGCACCCCGGCCGTTCAACTCACCGGATTCCACTGGTACTTGCGGCACGTGGCCCACGCCCACATCTCCTGGACGGGCGAGCAGACCGGCCTGCCCGCCACGCTGCCCGCCGTGCCCGCGCCCATCGAGAAGACGGCCGGCGTCACCCATCGCTTCGCCTTCAACGACACCAACGACGGCTACACCGGCCCCTACCACGACTGGACGTACTGGGAGCGCGAGCTCGACGTCCTGGCCCTGCACGGATACAACGAGGTGCTGGTCTACCTCGGCGCCGACACCGTCTACCACCGCACCTTCCTCCAGCACGGCTACGACGACACCGAGCTGCGCGCCTGGCTCCCCGGGCCCGCGCATCAGCCCTGGTGGCTGCTCCAGAACATGTCCGGATTCGGCGGCCCCCTGTCCCGACAACTCCTCCACGAAAGGGCCGAGTTGGCGGTCCGCGTCGTGACCCGGCTGCGCGAACTCGGCATGAGTCCGGTGCTGCCCGGCTACTTCGGGACCGTCCCGCCCGGCTTCACCGACCGCGAGCCGGGTGCCCGCGTGGTGCCGCAGGGCGTGTGGGGCGGTTTCCCCCGGCCCGACTGGCTCGACCCCCGCTGCGACGCCTTCGGCCGCGTCGCCGGTACGTTCTACGACGTACAGAACGAGCTGCTCGGCGCCGCCCCCTCGTACAAGATGGACCTGCTGCACGAAGGCGGCACCCCCGGCGACGTGCCGATCGGCGACGCCGCGCGGGCCGTCGAGAGCGCGCTGCGCACGGCGCGTCCTGGGGCGCTCTGGACCATCCTGGGCTGGCAGAACAACCCGCACCGCGAGATCGTCGAAGCCGTCGACAAGGCCAGGCTGTTCATCGTCGACGGCCTCTCCGACCGCTTCCCCTCGGTCACCGACCGCGAGGAGACCTGGGAGGGCACGCCGTACGCGTTCGGCTCCATCTGGAACTTCGGCGGCCACACGGTGATGGGTGCCAACACTCCCGACTGGGCCTCCCTGTACGAGCGTTGGCGCACCAAGCCCGACAGCGCGCTCGACGGCATCGCGCTCATGCCGGAGGGCGCGGACAACAATCCCGCCGCGTTCGCCCTCTTCTCCGACCTGCCCTGGACGGAGGGGACGCTCGACCTGGAGGAGTGGTTCCGGCAGTGGCCGCGCTACCGGTACGGCGCCGACGACGCGCACGCGGCCCGCGCCTGGGACGTGCTGCGCCGCACCGCGTACGGCACCACGCGCGCCGACTCCTGGAGCGAGGGCGCGGACGGCCTGTTCGGCGCCCGGCCCGACCTGAACGCCCTGTCGGCGGGATATTGGTCGCCCCGTCAACTGCGCTACGACGCGGCCGAGTTCGCCAAGGCGCTGCCCGAGCTCCTGGCCGTGGCCCCGGCCCTGCGGACCTCGTCGGCCTACCGGTACGACCTCCTCGACGTGACCCGCCAGACCCTCTCCAACCGGTCCCGGCTGCTGCTCCCGGACATCCGTACCGCCTACCAGGCGAAGGACACGGCACGGTTCGCGAGCCTGACGGAGCAGTGGATGCGCGACCTCGCCCTCCTGGAACGGGTCGTCACCACGGACCGGAATCACCTGCTGGGACGCCGGCTCGCCGACGCCCGGTCGTGGGGCGCGACGGCGCAGGAGAAGGACCGCCTGGAGTACGACCTGCTGACGCTCCTCACGGTGTGGGGCCCGCGCGCGGCCGCCGACGGCGGGCATCTGCGGGACTACGCCAACCGGGAGTGGTCCGGCCTGGTGGGCGGCCTCTACACGCTGCGCTGGCGCACCTGCTTCGACACGCTCGCCACGTCCCTGACCACGGGCCGCCCCCCGGCCCCCGTCGACTGGTTCGCCCTCGAGGACGCGTGGGTGCGCACCCACCCGCCGTTCGCGACGGAGCCCAGCGGCGACATCGTGAAGGTGGCGGGGGAGGTGACCCGGGCCCTCGGGCTGTGA
- a CDS encoding ABC transporter substrate-binding protein, protein MRSIRMRMVAIGAAVVVAGVGGWQLLPSDQAKKDPISVGTTDVITSLDPAGAYDAGSWAIYNNVYQSLMTFREGSATPVPDAAKSCTFVGQKLQTYQCVLRDDLTFSSGRKVTAEDVKFSFDRIFKINSDLGPQPLFAMIGSVKADGNTVTFNLKTKDATFPSKLATGAGSIVDSTDYPAGSLRKGDSVTGSGPYVLKGYTKDSSGRPVSASLEPNSHYHGAVTKRGLPVTVRYFAEADQLNDAWQAKQIDVTHREMPPQVLAKLSPGPDLRITTSPGYDIRAVNFNLKSSSPVSKVKVRQAAASLIDRGALVNAVYSGTVDPLYSVIPQGFTGHSTAFFDAYPQPDAAKAKALLKGEQLPVRFDLAYRKLGANGAEAEEIKKQLEKDGLFKVNLIAEADWRKMQQNYAEGKYDAYTAGWLADFPDPDNFSQPLVGTGNSLHNNYSDKTADELIRQTQEYTDRGRTADDFKALQEKVAEDVPLIPLWQGKNYVLGSKDISGSQYLSDGTGVWRLWELGWI, encoded by the coding sequence ATGCGGTCGATCCGTATGCGGATGGTGGCAATAGGCGCGGCGGTGGTGGTCGCCGGCGTGGGGGGCTGGCAGCTGCTGCCGTCCGATCAGGCGAAGAAGGACCCCATCTCCGTCGGGACGACCGACGTGATCACCTCGCTCGACCCGGCGGGTGCCTACGACGCGGGATCCTGGGCGATCTACAACAACGTCTACCAGTCGCTGATGACCTTCCGCGAAGGCAGCGCGACGCCGGTCCCGGACGCCGCGAAGAGCTGCACCTTCGTCGGGCAGAAGCTCCAGACGTACCAGTGCGTGCTCCGGGACGACCTCACCTTCTCCAGCGGGCGCAAGGTGACCGCCGAGGACGTGAAGTTCTCCTTCGACCGGATCTTCAAGATCAATTCCGATCTGGGTCCCCAGCCGCTGTTCGCCATGATCGGCTCGGTGAAGGCCGACGGGAACACGGTCACCTTCAACCTGAAGACCAAGGACGCCACCTTCCCCTCCAAGCTCGCCACCGGCGCGGGCTCGATCGTCGACAGCACCGATTACCCCGCGGGTTCCCTGCGCAAGGGCGACTCGGTGACCGGCTCGGGTCCGTACGTGCTCAAGGGGTACACGAAGGACTCCTCGGGGCGCCCGGTCAGCGCGAGCCTGGAGCCCAACTCCCACTACCACGGCGCGGTGACCAAGAGGGGGCTGCCCGTCACGGTGCGCTACTTCGCCGAGGCGGACCAGCTCAACGACGCCTGGCAGGCCAAGCAGATCGACGTCACCCACCGCGAGATGCCGCCGCAGGTCCTCGCCAAGCTGTCGCCGGGACCCGATCTGCGGATCACCACCTCCCCCGGCTACGACATCCGCGCGGTGAACTTCAACCTCAAGTCGTCGAGCCCGGTCTCCAAGGTCAAGGTCCGTCAGGCCGCCGCCTCCCTCATCGACCGCGGGGCGCTCGTCAACGCCGTCTACAGCGGCACCGTCGACCCCCTGTACTCGGTGATCCCGCAGGGCTTCACCGGCCACAGCACCGCGTTCTTCGACGCCTACCCGCAGCCCGACGCGGCCAAGGCGAAGGCGCTCCTGAAGGGCGAGCAGCTCCCGGTCCGCTTCGACCTGGCCTACCGCAAGCTCGGCGCGAACGGCGCGGAGGCCGAGGAGATCAAGAAGCAGCTCGAAAAGGACGGCCTGTTCAAGGTCAACCTGATCGCCGAGGCCGACTGGCGGAAGATGCAGCAGAACTACGCCGAGGGCAAGTACGACGCGTACACGGCCGGCTGGCTCGCCGACTTCCCCGACCCCGACAACTTCAGCCAGCCGCTCGTCGGTACCGGCAACAGCCTCCACAACAACTACTCCGACAAGACGGCGGACGAACTCATCCGCCAGACCCAGGAGTACACCGACCGCGGACGCACCGCCGACGACTTCAAGGCGCTCCAGGAGAAGGTCGCCGAGGACGTTCCGCTGATCCCGCTGTGGCAGGGCAAGAACTATGTGCTCGGCAGCAAGGACATCAGCGGCTCGCAGTACCTCTCCGACGGCACGGGCGTGTGGCGGCTGTGGGAGCTGGGCTGGATCTGA
- a CDS encoding SCO4848 family membrane protein yields the protein MKLSRRVSWFLLAFGAWSWVVWVTFAKNLWADASGLAFDHGRPTAYFWVHLTLAIVSFILGTIIGVIGLRGVRANRT from the coding sequence ATGAAGCTCAGCCGTCGCGTCTCCTGGTTCCTGCTCGCGTTCGGGGCCTGGTCCTGGGTGGTCTGGGTGACCTTCGCCAAGAACCTGTGGGCCGATGCCAGCGGACTCGCCTTCGACCACGGCCGGCCCACGGCGTACTTCTGGGTCCACCTGACGCTCGCCATCGTCTCGTTCATCCTCGGGACGATCATCGGCGTCATCGGGCTTCGGGGCGTTCGGGCGAACCGCACGTAG
- a CDS encoding D-alanyl-D-alanine carboxypeptidase family protein codes for MNVIKSALPLRLPASPARAPKRAAGLALSVAVAGAAVLPALAAVPAAAVPRDDKPAASATPGAPGQRNDAPPTAMSKVGGDQLGEAGTQVRLGTGAPVLPKDVTGRSWIVADAESGKVLASHNAHWRLPPASTLKMLFADTVLPKFPRDEQHLVVAKDLAGLGAGSSLVGVKENLSYSVHDLWLGVFLRSGNDAVHVLSSMNGGVAQTVTDMQHKADDLQALDTRVVSPDGYDMPGQVSSAYDLTLFARSGLQNKDFREYCATATAKFPGAENKDKKREAFEIQNTNRLLTGDFGLNPYKGIAGVKNGNTTNAGATFTGVAERDGKVLLVTVMNPDSRESQAVYKEAARLLDWGFAAGGKVTPVGELVPPKSATATSPAGTGASAGSVQGGAKNRPDQAGAAKGSESGGAGIALGIIGGALVLVAGAVFLINRRWPLRRR; via the coding sequence GTGAACGTGATCAAGAGCGCCCTGCCTCTTCGACTCCCCGCGTCGCCTGCGCGCGCGCCGAAGCGAGCCGCCGGGCTCGCCCTGTCCGTCGCCGTGGCCGGCGCCGCCGTGCTGCCCGCGCTGGCCGCGGTCCCCGCCGCCGCGGTGCCCCGGGACGACAAGCCGGCCGCCTCCGCGACGCCCGGCGCCCCCGGCCAGCGCAACGACGCGCCGCCGACCGCCATGTCGAAGGTCGGTGGGGACCAGCTCGGCGAAGCCGGCACGCAGGTGCGTCTGGGCACCGGCGCGCCCGTGCTGCCCAAGGACGTGACCGGACGGTCCTGGATCGTCGCGGACGCCGAGAGCGGCAAGGTGCTCGCCTCGCACAACGCGCACTGGCGGCTGCCGCCCGCCTCCACCCTGAAGATGCTGTTCGCCGACACCGTGCTGCCCAAGTTCCCCCGGGACGAGCAGCACCTGGTGGTCGCCAAGGACCTGGCCGGACTCGGCGCCGGCAGCAGCCTGGTCGGGGTGAAGGAGAACCTGTCGTACTCGGTGCACGACCTGTGGCTCGGGGTCTTCCTGCGCTCGGGCAACGACGCCGTGCACGTGTTGTCGTCGATGAACGGCGGCGTGGCCCAGACCGTCACGGACATGCAGCACAAGGCCGACGACCTCCAGGCCCTCGACACCCGGGTCGTCTCGCCGGACGGCTACGACATGCCGGGCCAGGTCTCCAGCGCCTACGACCTGACGCTGTTCGCCCGCTCGGGGCTGCAGAACAAGGACTTCCGCGAGTACTGCGCGACGGCGACGGCGAAGTTCCCCGGCGCCGAGAACAAGGACAAGAAGCGCGAGGCGTTCGAGATCCAGAACACCAACCGGCTGCTCACCGGCGACTTCGGGCTCAACCCGTACAAGGGCATCGCGGGCGTCAAGAACGGCAACACCACCAACGCGGGCGCCACCTTCACCGGGGTCGCCGAGCGGGACGGCAAGGTGCTCCTCGTCACCGTCATGAACCCCGACTCGCGGGAGAGCCAGGCCGTCTACAAGGAGGCCGCGCGGCTGCTCGACTGGGGGTTCGCGGCCGGCGGGAAGGTCACCCCGGTCGGTGAGCTGGTCCCGCCGAAGTCCGCGACGGCCACGAGCCCCGCGGGCACGGGCGCGAGCGCCGGAAGCGTGCAGGGCGGCGCCAAGAACCGCCCCGATCAGGCGGGCGCCGCCAAGGGGAGCGAGAGCGGCGGCGCCGGCATCGCGCTGGGGATCATCGGCGGCGCGCTGGTCCTCGTCGCGGGCGCGGTCTTCCTGATCAACCGGCGCTGGCCGCTCCGGAGGCGGTGA